One Delphinus delphis chromosome 16, mDelDel1.2, whole genome shotgun sequence genomic window carries:
- the GBF1 gene encoding Golgi-specific brefeldin A-resistance guanine nucleotide exchange factor 1 isoform X3 → MVDKNIYIIQGEISIVVGAIKRNARWSTHTPLDEERDPLLHSFSHLKEVLNNVTELSEIEPNVFLRPFLEVIRSEDTTGPITGLALTSVNKFLSYALIDPTHEGTAEGMENMADAVTHARFVGTDPASDEVVLMKILQVLRTLLLTPVGAHLTNESVCEIMQSCFRICFEMRLSELLRKSAEHTLVDMVQLLFTRLPQFKEEPKNYMGTNMKKLKMRAGGMSDSSKWKKQKRSPRPPRHMTKVTPGSELPTPSGTSLSSNLTGGMPFIDVPTPISSASSEAASAVVSPSTDSGLEFSSQTTSKEDLTDLEQPGSPGYSTVAEPGSSELGVPEQPDPQEGAHVEKAQSTSVESIPEVLEECTSPADHSDSASVHDMDYVNPRGVRFTQSSQKEGTALVPYGLPCIRELFRFLISLTNPHDRHNSEVMIHMGLHLLTVALESAPVAQCQTLLGLIKDEMCRHLFQLLSVERLNLYAASLRVCFLLFESMREHLKFQLEMYIKKLMDIITVENPKMPYEMKEMALEATVQLWHIPSFVTELYINYDCDYYCSNLFEDLTKLLSKNSFPVSGQLYTTHLLSLDALLTVIDSTEAHCQAKVLNNLTQQEKKEAARPGCEAVDGTREANNTERAASDGKAIGMAPDIAGLHVPGGGRLPAEHGKPGCSDLEEAGDSGADKKFTRKPPRFSCLLPDPRELIEIKNKKKLLITGTEQFNQKPKKGIQFLQEKGLLTIPMDNTEVAQWLRENPRLDKKMIGEFVSDRKNIDLLESFVSTFSFQGLRLDEALRLYLEAFRLPGEAPVIQRLLEAFTEHWRNCNGSPFANSDACFALAYAVIMLNTDQHNHNVRKQNAPMTLEEFRKNLKGVNGGKDFEQDILEDMYHAIKNEEIVMPEEQTGLVRENYVWNVLLHRGATPEGIFLRVPAGSYDLDLFTMTWGPTIAALSYVFDKSLEETIIQKAISGFRKCAMISAHYGLSDVFDNLIISLCKFTALSSESIENLPTVFGSNPKAHIAAKTVFHLAHRHGDILREGWKNIMEAMLQLFRAQLLPKAMVEVEDFVDPNGKISLQREETPSNRGESTVLSFVSWLTLSGTEQSSVRGPSTESQEAKRMALDCIKQCDPEKMITESKFLQLESLQELMKALVSVTPDEETYDEEDAAFCLEMLLRIVLENRDRVGCVWQTVRDHLYHLCVQAQDFCFLVERAVVGLLRLAIRLLRREEISGQVLLSLRILLLMKPSVLSRVSHQVAYGLHELLKTNAANIHSSDDWATLFTLLECIGSGVKPPAALQATARADAPDAGAQSDSELPSFHQNDVSLDRGYTSDSEVYTDHGRPGKIHRSATDADVVNSGWLVVGKDDIDNSKPGPETSWPGPSPLVNQYSLTVGLDLGPHDTKSLLKCVESLSFIVRDAAHITPDNFELCVKTLRIFVEASLNGGCKSQEKRGKSHKYDNKGNRFKKKSKEGSMLRRPRTSSQHATRGGHSDDDEDEGVPASYHTVSLQVSQDLLDLMHTLHTRAASIYSSWAEEQRHLDAGGRKIEADSRTLWAHCWCPLLQGIACLCCDARRQVRMQALTYLQRALLVHDLQKLDALEWESCFNKVLFPLLTKLLENISPADVGGMEETRMRASTLLSKVFLQHLSPLLSLSTFAALWLTILDFMDKYMHAGSSDLLSEAIPESLKNMLLVMDTAEIFHSADARGGSPSALWEITWERIDCFLPHLRDELFKQTVIQDPVPMEPHAPKPLASAHLTPAAGDTRTPGHPPPPEMPSELGTCDFEKPEGPRPANSSSSGSPVASSPSRLSPTPDGPPPLAQPPLILQPLASPLQVGVPPMTLPIILNPALIEATSPVPLLATPRPTDPLPTSEVN, encoded by the exons AACTCTCAGAAATTGAGCCCAATGTGTTCCTTCGTCCATTTCTGGAAGTAATTCGCTCTGAAGATACCACTGGCCCTATCACTGGACTAGCACTCACCTCTGTCAACAAGTTCCTGTCCTATGCGCTCATAG ATCCCACCCATGAGGGCACGGCAGAGGGCATGGAGAACATGGCAGATGCTGTCACCCATGCCCGTTTTGTGGGCACAGATCCTGCCAGCGATGAGGTTGTCCTGATGAAAATCCTTCAG gTACTGCGGACTCTGTTGCTGACCCCAGTAGGTGCCCATCTAACCAATGAATCTGTGTGTGAGATTATGCAGTCTTGCTTCCGGATCTGCTTTGAAATGAGGCTCAGTG AGTTATTGAGAAAATCCGCAGAGCACACTCTCGTAGACATGGTGCAGCTGCTCTTCACAAG GTTACCTCAGTTTAAAGAAGAACCCAAGAACTATATGGGGACCAACATGAAGAAG CTGAAAATGAGAGCAGGAGGCATGAGTGATTCATCTAAgtggaagaaacagaagagatcTCCCCGACCCCCCCGCCATATGACCAAAGTCACACCAGGTTCAGAGCTGCCCACCCCCAGTGGAACCAGCTTATCCTCTAACCTCACTG GTGGCATGCCCTTCATAGATGTACCCACTCCCATCTCCTCTGCAAGTTCAGAAGCTGCCTCAGCAGTGGTCAGCCCCTCTACAGACAGTGGCCTGGAGTTCTCCTCCCAGACCACCTCCAAAGAGGACCTCACTGACCTGGAGCAACCTGGCTCTCCAGGGTACAGCACAGTTGCAGAGCCTGGCAGCAGCGAGCTAGGGGTTCCTGAGCAACCTGACCCCCAG GAAGGGGCCCATGTGGAAAAGGCCCAATCAACATCCGTGGAATCCATCCCTGAAGTATTAGAGGAGTGCACATCTCCTGCTGACCACTCTGACTCTGCTTCTGTCCATGACATGGATTACGTCAACCCCCGGGGTGTGCGCTTTACACAGTCCTCTCAGAAAGAAG GCACAGCTTTGGTCCCCTATGGTCTTCCTTGCATCCGTGAGCTCTTCCGATTCCTCATCTCCCTCACCAACCCACACGACCGCCACAACTCAGAGGTTATGATCCACATGGGACTGCATTTGCTGACAGTGGCTCTTGAGTCGGCCCCTGTAGCCCAGTGCCAAACCCTCTTGGGCCTCATCAAGGATGAGATGTGCCGCCACTTATTCCAG CTACTCAGCGTAGAGCGACTGAACCTTTATGCTGCTTCCCTGCGCGTATGCTTCCTACTGTTTGAGAGCATGAGGGAGCACCTCAAGTTCCAATTAGAG ATGTACATCAAAAAGCTCATGGATATCATCACTGTGGAGAACCCCAAGATGCCTTATGAAATGAAGGAGATGGCTTTGGAGGCCACTGTGCAGCTCTGGCACATCCCCAGCTTTGTCACTGAGCTCTATATCAACTATGATTGTGACTACTACTGTTCCAACCTCTTTGAAGATCTCACCAAGCTGCTGTCCAAG AATTCCTTCCCTGTGTCTGGTCAGCTCTATACAACACACCTGCTGTCTCTTGATGCCCTGTTGACAGTGATTGACAGCACTGAGGCCCACTGCCAAGCCAAAGTCCTCAACAACCTTACccagcaagaaaagaaagaagcagccAGACCTGGCTGTGAGGCAGTAGATGGCACTCGAGAAGCCAACAATA CTGAGAGAGCAGCCAGCGATGGGAAGGCTATAGGCATGGCCCCAGACATCGCAGGCCTACATGTGCCAGGTGGAGGGCGGCTGCCAGCAGAACATGGGAAACCAGGATGCAGTGATCTGGAGGAAGCTGGTGACTCTGGGG CTGACAAAAAGTTTACCCGGAAGCCACCTCGATTTTCCTGTCTCCTGCCAGATCCACGGGAGTTGAttgaaattaagaataaaaagaag CTGCTGATTACTGGCACAGAGCAGTTCAACCAGAAACCAAAGAAGGGGATCCAGTTTCTGCAAGAGAAAGGTCTCCTCACCATCCCAATGGACAACACAGAGGTAGCCCAGTGGCTGCGAGAGAACCCTCGGCTGGACAAGAAAATGATTGGAGAGTTTGTGAGTGACCGCAAAAACATTGACCTGTTGGAGAGCTTTGTGAG CACCTTCAGCTTTCAGGGTCTGCGGCTGGATGAAGCTCTCCGTCTCTACCTGGAAGCCTTCCGCTTGCCCGGGGAAGCACCAGTCATCCAGAGGTTGCTAGAGGCATTCACAGAACATTGGAGG AATTGTAATGGCTCCCCATTTGCCAATAGCGATGCCTGCTTTGCCCTGGCCTATGCTGTCATCATGCTTAATACTGACCAGCACAACCACAATGTTCGCAAGCAAAATGCACCCATGACCCTGGAG GAGTTTCGCAAAAATCTAAAAGGTGTGAATGGAGGCAAGGACTTTGAGCAAGACATTCTGGAGGACATGTACCATGCCATCAA GAATGAGGAGATTGTGATGCCTGAGGAGCAGACAGGCCTGGTTCGGGAGAATTATGTATGGAATGTGCTGCTTCATCGAGGTGCCACCCCAGAAGGCATATTCCTACGTGTGCCTGCTGGCAGCTACGATCTTGACCTCTTCACCATGACCTGGGGCCCCACTATTGCTGCTCTTTCTTATGTCTTTGACAAAAGCCTTGAGGAGACAATCATCCAAAAAGCCATCTCAGGCTTCAG GAAGTGCGCCATGATCTCCGCCCACTATGGCCTCAGTGATGTGTTTGACAATCTCATCATCTCTCTATGCAAATTCACAGCTCTCAGCAGTGAG TCCATTGAGAACCTGCCCACTGTGTTTGGAAGCAACCCTAAAGCCCACATTGCAGCCAAGACAGTATTCCATTTGGCCCATCGTCATGGTGACATCCTGCGGGAGGGCTGGAAGAATATCATGGAGGCCATGCTGCAGCTCTTCCGAGCCCAACTGCTGCCCAAGGCTATGGTGGAG GTAGAAGATTTTGTGGATCCCAATGGCAAGATCTCTCTACAACGGGAAGAGACACCATCAAACCG AGGAGAGTCAACAGTGCTGAGCTTTGTGAGCTGGCTGACACTTAGTGGTACTGAGCAGTCTAGCGTGCGGGGCCCATCCACTGAGAGCCAAGAGGCCAAGAGAATGGCCTTGGACTGTATCAAG CAATGTGACCCAGAAAAGATGATCACAGAAAGCAAATTCCTCCAGCTGGAGTCACTGCAGGAGCTCATGAAG GCTCTGGTCTCAGTGACACCAGATGAAGAGACCTATGATGAAGAGGATGCTGCTTTCTGCCTGGAGATGCTGCTGAGGATTGTGCTGGAGAACAG GGACCGTGTGGGCTGTGTGTGGCAGACTGTTCGAGACCATCTATACCACCTATGTGTCCAGGCACAGGACTTCTGCTTCCTTGTGGAGCGGGCAGTGGTGGGGCTGCTGCGCCTAGCCATTAGGCTACTCCGGAGAGAAGAGATCAGTGGCCAG GTACTGCTCTCCCTGCGCATTTTGCTACTAATGAAGCCCAGCGTGTTGTCCCGAGTCAGTCACCAGGTAGCCTATGGGCTCCATGAACTCCTTAAGACTAACGCAGCCAACATCCACTCAAGTGATGACTGGGCCACCCTCTTCACGCTGCTGGAGTGCATTGGCTCAGGTGTAAAGCCTCCAGCTGCCCTGCAGGCCACAGCCAGGGCCGATGCACCTGATGCTG GGGCTCAATCAGATAGTGAACTCCCATCCTTCCATCAAAATGATGTGAGCCTGGACCGAGGGTACACTTCTGACTCGGAGGTCTACACTGACCATGGCAGGCCTGGCAAGATTCACCGATCAGCCACAGATGCTGATGTGGTCAACAGCGGTTGGTTAGTG GTGGGGAAGGATGACATCGATAACTCCAAGCCAGGGCCTGAGACCAGCTGGCCAGGTCCTTCACCCCTGGTCAATCAGTACAGCCTAACAGTGGGGCTGGACCTCGGGCCACATGACACCAAGTCCCTGCTCAAGTGTGTGGAGTCCCTGTCCTTCATCGTGCGTGACGCTGCCCACATCACACCTGACAACTTTGAGCTCTGTGTCAAGACTCTCCGCATCTTTGTGGAGGCCAGTCTGAATGGCG GGTGCAAGTCCCAGGAGAAACGTGGCAAGAGTCACAAGTATGACAACAAAGGGAACCGCTTCAAGAAGAAATCCAAGGAAGGCTCAATGCTTCGGCGGCCTCGAACCTCCAGCCAACATGCCACGCGGGGTGGGCATAGTGATGACGATGAGGACGAAGGTGTGCCTGCCAGCTACCATACGGTGTCTTTACAGGTCAGTCAGGAC TTGCTAGACCTGATGCACACCCTACACACAAGGGCAGCCTCTATCTACAGCTCATGGGCAGAGGAGCAGCGCCACCTGGACGCAGGAGGCCGGAAGATCGAAGCGGATTCACGCACCCTCTGGGCCCACTGTTGGTGCCCTTTACTTCAGG GCATTGCCTGCCTGTGCTGTGATGCCCGGCGCCAGGTGCGGATGCAGGCACTGACCTATCTGCAGCGAGCACTACTGGTACATGATCTGCAAAAGTTAGATGCCCTGGAATGGGAGTCCTGTTTTAACAAG GTGCTGTTTCCTCTACTGACCAAGCTCTTGGAAAACATCAGCCCTGCAGATGTGGGCGGGATGGAGGAGACCCGGATGAGGGCTTCCACCCTGCTCTCTAAG GTCTTCCTGCAGCACCTGTCTCCACTGCTGTCGCTCTCTACCTTTGCGGCCCTCTGGCTGACCATCCTGGATTTCATGGACAAGTACATGCATGCAGGCTCCAGTGACTTACTG TCAGAGGCCATCCCTGAGTCTCTGAAGAACATGCTCCTGGTGATGGACACAGCAGAGATTTTCCACAGTGCGGATGCCCGAGGAGGCAGCCCCTCAGCCCTCTGGGAGATCACCTGGGAGCGCATTGACTGTTTCCTGCCCCACCTACGAGATGAGCTCTTCAAGCAGACTGTCATCCAGG ACCCTGTGCCCATGGAGCCTCATGCCCCAAAACCTCTGGCCTCAGCCCACCTGACTCCTGCTGCTGGTGACACCAGGACACCTGGCCATCCACCTCCCCCAGAGATGCCCTCTGAGCTGGGGACCTGTG ACTTTGAGAAGCCCGAGGGCCCCCGACCTGCCAACAGCAGCTCCTCTGGATCACCAGTGGCATCCAGCCCCAGCAGACTGAGCCCTACCCCGGATGGGCCTCCACCCCTGGCTCAGCCCCCACTGATCCTGCAGCCCTTGGCCTCCCCACTGCAGGTGGGCGTGCCCCCCATGACTCTGCCTATCATACTCAACCCCGCTCTCATCGAGGCCACCTCACCTGTGCC
- the GBF1 gene encoding Golgi-specific brefeldin A-resistance guanine nucleotide exchange factor 1 isoform X4, with the protein MVDKNIYIIQGEISIVVGAIKRNARWSTHTPLDEERDPLLHSFSHLKEVLNNVTELSEIEPNVFLRPFLEVIRSEDTTGPITGLALTSVNKFLSYALIDPTHEGTAEGMENMADAVTHARFVGTDPASDEVVLMKILQVLRTLLLTPVGAHLTNESVCEIMQSCFRICFEMRLSELLRKSAEHTLVDMVQLLFTRLPQFKEEPKNYMGTNMKKLKMRAGGMSDSSKWKKQKRSPRPPRHMTKVTPGSELPTPSGTSLSSNLTGGMPFIDVPTPISSASSEAASAVVSPSTDSGLEFSSQTTSKEDLTDLEQPGSPGYSTVAEPGSSELGVPEQPDPQQEGAHVEKAQSTSVESIPEVLEECTSPADHSDSASVHDMDYVNPRGVRFTQSSQKEGTALVPYGLPCIRELFRFLISLTNPHDRHNSEVMIHMGLHLLTVALESAPVAQCQTLLGLIKDEMCRHLFQLLSVERLNLYAASLRVCFLLFESMREHLKFQLEMYIKKLMDIITVENPKMPYEMKEMALEATVQLWHIPSFVTELYINYDCDYYCSNLFEDLTKLLSKNSFPVSGQLYTTHLLSLDALLTVIDSTEAHCQAKVLNNLTQQEKKEAARPGCEAVDGTREANNTERAASDGKAIGMAPDIAGLHVPGGGRLPAEHGKPGCSDLEEAGDSGADKKFTRKPPRFSCLLPDPRELIEIKNKKKLLITGTEQFNQKPKKGIQFLQEKGLLTIPMDNTEVAQWLRENPRLDKKMIGEFVSDRKNIDLLESFVSTFSFQGLRLDEALRLYLEAFRLPGEAPVIQRLLEAFTEHWRNCNGSPFANSDACFALAYAVIMLNTDQHNHNVRKQNAPMTLEEFRKNLKGVNGGKDFEQDILEDMYHAIKNEEIVMPEEQTGLVRENYVWNVLLHRGATPEGIFLRVPAGSYDLDLFTMTWGPTIAALSYVFDKSLEETIIQKAISGFRKCAMISAHYGLSDVFDNLIISLCKFTALSSESIENLPTVFGSNPKAHIAAKTVFHLAHRHGDILREGWKNIMEAMLQLFRAQLLPKAMVEVEDFVDPNGKISLQREETPSNRGESTVLSFVSWLTLSGTEQSSVRGPSTESQEAKRMALDCIKQCDPEKMITESKFLQLESLQELMKALVSVTPDEETYDEEDAAFCLEMLLRIVLENRDRVGCVWQTVRDHLYHLCVQAQDFCFLVERAVVGLLRLAIRLLRREEISGQVLLSLRILLLMKPSVLSRVSHQVAYGLHELLKTNAANIHSSDDWATLFTLLECIGSGVKPPAALQATARADAPDAGAQSDSELPSFHQNDVSLDRGYTSDSEVYTDHGRPGKIHRSATDADVVNSGWLVVGKDDIDNSKPGPETSWPGPSPLVNQYSLTVGLDLGPHDTKSLLKCVESLSFIVRDAAHITPDNFELCVKTLRIFVEASLNGGCKSQEKRGKSHKYDNKGNRFKKKSKEGSMLRRPRTSSQHATRGGHSDDDEDEGVPASYHTVSLQLLDLMHTLHTRAASIYSSWAEEQRHLDAGGRKIEADSRTLWAHCWCPLLQGIACLCCDARRQVRMQALTYLQRALLVHDLQKLDALEWESCFNKVLFPLLTKLLENISPADVGGMEETRMRASTLLSKVFLQHLSPLLSLSTFAALWLTILDFMDKYMHAGSSDLLSEAIPESLKNMLLVMDTAEIFHSADARGGSPSALWEITWERIDCFLPHLRDELFKQTVIQDPVPMEPHAPKPLASAHLTPAAGDTRTPGHPPPPEMPSELGTCDFEKPEGPRPANSSSSGSPVASSPSRLSPTPDGPPPLAQPPLILQPLASPLQVGVPPMTLPIILNPALIEATSPVPLLATPRPTDPLPTSEVN; encoded by the exons AACTCTCAGAAATTGAGCCCAATGTGTTCCTTCGTCCATTTCTGGAAGTAATTCGCTCTGAAGATACCACTGGCCCTATCACTGGACTAGCACTCACCTCTGTCAACAAGTTCCTGTCCTATGCGCTCATAG ATCCCACCCATGAGGGCACGGCAGAGGGCATGGAGAACATGGCAGATGCTGTCACCCATGCCCGTTTTGTGGGCACAGATCCTGCCAGCGATGAGGTTGTCCTGATGAAAATCCTTCAG gTACTGCGGACTCTGTTGCTGACCCCAGTAGGTGCCCATCTAACCAATGAATCTGTGTGTGAGATTATGCAGTCTTGCTTCCGGATCTGCTTTGAAATGAGGCTCAGTG AGTTATTGAGAAAATCCGCAGAGCACACTCTCGTAGACATGGTGCAGCTGCTCTTCACAAG GTTACCTCAGTTTAAAGAAGAACCCAAGAACTATATGGGGACCAACATGAAGAAG CTGAAAATGAGAGCAGGAGGCATGAGTGATTCATCTAAgtggaagaaacagaagagatcTCCCCGACCCCCCCGCCATATGACCAAAGTCACACCAGGTTCAGAGCTGCCCACCCCCAGTGGAACCAGCTTATCCTCTAACCTCACTG GTGGCATGCCCTTCATAGATGTACCCACTCCCATCTCCTCTGCAAGTTCAGAAGCTGCCTCAGCAGTGGTCAGCCCCTCTACAGACAGTGGCCTGGAGTTCTCCTCCCAGACCACCTCCAAAGAGGACCTCACTGACCTGGAGCAACCTGGCTCTCCAGGGTACAGCACAGTTGCAGAGCCTGGCAGCAGCGAGCTAGGGGTTCCTGAGCAACCTGACCCCCAG CAGGAAGGGGCCCATGTGGAAAAGGCCCAATCAACATCCGTGGAATCCATCCCTGAAGTATTAGAGGAGTGCACATCTCCTGCTGACCACTCTGACTCTGCTTCTGTCCATGACATGGATTACGTCAACCCCCGGGGTGTGCGCTTTACACAGTCCTCTCAGAAAGAAG GCACAGCTTTGGTCCCCTATGGTCTTCCTTGCATCCGTGAGCTCTTCCGATTCCTCATCTCCCTCACCAACCCACACGACCGCCACAACTCAGAGGTTATGATCCACATGGGACTGCATTTGCTGACAGTGGCTCTTGAGTCGGCCCCTGTAGCCCAGTGCCAAACCCTCTTGGGCCTCATCAAGGATGAGATGTGCCGCCACTTATTCCAG CTACTCAGCGTAGAGCGACTGAACCTTTATGCTGCTTCCCTGCGCGTATGCTTCCTACTGTTTGAGAGCATGAGGGAGCACCTCAAGTTCCAATTAGAG ATGTACATCAAAAAGCTCATGGATATCATCACTGTGGAGAACCCCAAGATGCCTTATGAAATGAAGGAGATGGCTTTGGAGGCCACTGTGCAGCTCTGGCACATCCCCAGCTTTGTCACTGAGCTCTATATCAACTATGATTGTGACTACTACTGTTCCAACCTCTTTGAAGATCTCACCAAGCTGCTGTCCAAG AATTCCTTCCCTGTGTCTGGTCAGCTCTATACAACACACCTGCTGTCTCTTGATGCCCTGTTGACAGTGATTGACAGCACTGAGGCCCACTGCCAAGCCAAAGTCCTCAACAACCTTACccagcaagaaaagaaagaagcagccAGACCTGGCTGTGAGGCAGTAGATGGCACTCGAGAAGCCAACAATA CTGAGAGAGCAGCCAGCGATGGGAAGGCTATAGGCATGGCCCCAGACATCGCAGGCCTACATGTGCCAGGTGGAGGGCGGCTGCCAGCAGAACATGGGAAACCAGGATGCAGTGATCTGGAGGAAGCTGGTGACTCTGGGG CTGACAAAAAGTTTACCCGGAAGCCACCTCGATTTTCCTGTCTCCTGCCAGATCCACGGGAGTTGAttgaaattaagaataaaaagaag CTGCTGATTACTGGCACAGAGCAGTTCAACCAGAAACCAAAGAAGGGGATCCAGTTTCTGCAAGAGAAAGGTCTCCTCACCATCCCAATGGACAACACAGAGGTAGCCCAGTGGCTGCGAGAGAACCCTCGGCTGGACAAGAAAATGATTGGAGAGTTTGTGAGTGACCGCAAAAACATTGACCTGTTGGAGAGCTTTGTGAG CACCTTCAGCTTTCAGGGTCTGCGGCTGGATGAAGCTCTCCGTCTCTACCTGGAAGCCTTCCGCTTGCCCGGGGAAGCACCAGTCATCCAGAGGTTGCTAGAGGCATTCACAGAACATTGGAGG AATTGTAATGGCTCCCCATTTGCCAATAGCGATGCCTGCTTTGCCCTGGCCTATGCTGTCATCATGCTTAATACTGACCAGCACAACCACAATGTTCGCAAGCAAAATGCACCCATGACCCTGGAG GAGTTTCGCAAAAATCTAAAAGGTGTGAATGGAGGCAAGGACTTTGAGCAAGACATTCTGGAGGACATGTACCATGCCATCAA GAATGAGGAGATTGTGATGCCTGAGGAGCAGACAGGCCTGGTTCGGGAGAATTATGTATGGAATGTGCTGCTTCATCGAGGTGCCACCCCAGAAGGCATATTCCTACGTGTGCCTGCTGGCAGCTACGATCTTGACCTCTTCACCATGACCTGGGGCCCCACTATTGCTGCTCTTTCTTATGTCTTTGACAAAAGCCTTGAGGAGACAATCATCCAAAAAGCCATCTCAGGCTTCAG GAAGTGCGCCATGATCTCCGCCCACTATGGCCTCAGTGATGTGTTTGACAATCTCATCATCTCTCTATGCAAATTCACAGCTCTCAGCAGTGAG TCCATTGAGAACCTGCCCACTGTGTTTGGAAGCAACCCTAAAGCCCACATTGCAGCCAAGACAGTATTCCATTTGGCCCATCGTCATGGTGACATCCTGCGGGAGGGCTGGAAGAATATCATGGAGGCCATGCTGCAGCTCTTCCGAGCCCAACTGCTGCCCAAGGCTATGGTGGAG GTAGAAGATTTTGTGGATCCCAATGGCAAGATCTCTCTACAACGGGAAGAGACACCATCAAACCG AGGAGAGTCAACAGTGCTGAGCTTTGTGAGCTGGCTGACACTTAGTGGTACTGAGCAGTCTAGCGTGCGGGGCCCATCCACTGAGAGCCAAGAGGCCAAGAGAATGGCCTTGGACTGTATCAAG CAATGTGACCCAGAAAAGATGATCACAGAAAGCAAATTCCTCCAGCTGGAGTCACTGCAGGAGCTCATGAAG GCTCTGGTCTCAGTGACACCAGATGAAGAGACCTATGATGAAGAGGATGCTGCTTTCTGCCTGGAGATGCTGCTGAGGATTGTGCTGGAGAACAG GGACCGTGTGGGCTGTGTGTGGCAGACTGTTCGAGACCATCTATACCACCTATGTGTCCAGGCACAGGACTTCTGCTTCCTTGTGGAGCGGGCAGTGGTGGGGCTGCTGCGCCTAGCCATTAGGCTACTCCGGAGAGAAGAGATCAGTGGCCAG GTACTGCTCTCCCTGCGCATTTTGCTACTAATGAAGCCCAGCGTGTTGTCCCGAGTCAGTCACCAGGTAGCCTATGGGCTCCATGAACTCCTTAAGACTAACGCAGCCAACATCCACTCAAGTGATGACTGGGCCACCCTCTTCACGCTGCTGGAGTGCATTGGCTCAGGTGTAAAGCCTCCAGCTGCCCTGCAGGCCACAGCCAGGGCCGATGCACCTGATGCTG GGGCTCAATCAGATAGTGAACTCCCATCCTTCCATCAAAATGATGTGAGCCTGGACCGAGGGTACACTTCTGACTCGGAGGTCTACACTGACCATGGCAGGCCTGGCAAGATTCACCGATCAGCCACAGATGCTGATGTGGTCAACAGCGGTTGGTTAGTG GTGGGGAAGGATGACATCGATAACTCCAAGCCAGGGCCTGAGACCAGCTGGCCAGGTCCTTCACCCCTGGTCAATCAGTACAGCCTAACAGTGGGGCTGGACCTCGGGCCACATGACACCAAGTCCCTGCTCAAGTGTGTGGAGTCCCTGTCCTTCATCGTGCGTGACGCTGCCCACATCACACCTGACAACTTTGAGCTCTGTGTCAAGACTCTCCGCATCTTTGTGGAGGCCAGTCTGAATGGCG GGTGCAAGTCCCAGGAGAAACGTGGCAAGAGTCACAAGTATGACAACAAAGGGAACCGCTTCAAGAAGAAATCCAAGGAAGGCTCAATGCTTCGGCGGCCTCGAACCTCCAGCCAACATGCCACGCGGGGTGGGCATAGTGATGACGATGAGGACGAAGGTGTGCCTGCCAGCTACCATACGGTGTCTTTACAG TTGCTAGACCTGATGCACACCCTACACACAAGGGCAGCCTCTATCTACAGCTCATGGGCAGAGGAGCAGCGCCACCTGGACGCAGGAGGCCGGAAGATCGAAGCGGATTCACGCACCCTCTGGGCCCACTGTTGGTGCCCTTTACTTCAGG GCATTGCCTGCCTGTGCTGTGATGCCCGGCGCCAGGTGCGGATGCAGGCACTGACCTATCTGCAGCGAGCACTACTGGTACATGATCTGCAAAAGTTAGATGCCCTGGAATGGGAGTCCTGTTTTAACAAG GTGCTGTTTCCTCTACTGACCAAGCTCTTGGAAAACATCAGCCCTGCAGATGTGGGCGGGATGGAGGAGACCCGGATGAGGGCTTCCACCCTGCTCTCTAAG GTCTTCCTGCAGCACCTGTCTCCACTGCTGTCGCTCTCTACCTTTGCGGCCCTCTGGCTGACCATCCTGGATTTCATGGACAAGTACATGCATGCAGGCTCCAGTGACTTACTG TCAGAGGCCATCCCTGAGTCTCTGAAGAACATGCTCCTGGTGATGGACACAGCAGAGATTTTCCACAGTGCGGATGCCCGAGGAGGCAGCCCCTCAGCCCTCTGGGAGATCACCTGGGAGCGCATTGACTGTTTCCTGCCCCACCTACGAGATGAGCTCTTCAAGCAGACTGTCATCCAGG ACCCTGTGCCCATGGAGCCTCATGCCCCAAAACCTCTGGCCTCAGCCCACCTGACTCCTGCTGCTGGTGACACCAGGACACCTGGCCATCCACCTCCCCCAGAGATGCCCTCTGAGCTGGGGACCTGTG ACTTTGAGAAGCCCGAGGGCCCCCGACCTGCCAACAGCAGCTCCTCTGGATCACCAGTGGCATCCAGCCCCAGCAGACTGAGCCCTACCCCGGATGGGCCTCCACCCCTGGCTCAGCCCCCACTGATCCTGCAGCCCTTGGCCTCCCCACTGCAGGTGGGCGTGCCCCCCATGACTCTGCCTATCATACTCAACCCCGCTCTCATCGAGGCCACCTCACCTGTGCC